Proteins encoded together in one Lathyrus oleraceus cultivar Zhongwan6 chromosome 5, CAAS_Psat_ZW6_1.0, whole genome shotgun sequence window:
- the LOC127086825 gene encoding uncharacterized protein LOC127086825 produces MMNRATTTSKAWIVAASVGAVEALKDQVGICRWNYALRQAQQHLKNRVRSYSQAKNLSSSSHVACKLKDEKKAKQAEESLRTVMYLSCWGPN; encoded by the coding sequence ATGATGAATCGTGCAACAACAACAAGCAAGGCTTGGATCGTGGCTGCTAGTGTTGGAGCTGTGGAAGCTTTGAAGGACCAAGTTGGTATCTGCAGATGGAACTATGCTTTAAGACAGGCTCAACAACACCTTAAAAACCGTGTTAGATCGTATTCTCAAGCAAAGAATCTCTCTTCTTCTTCACATGTTGCTTGCAAATTGAAGGATGAGAAGAAGGCAAAGCAGGCAGAGGAGTCACTGAGGACTGTCATGTACTTGAGCTGCTGGGGTCCCAATTGA
- the LOC127086826 gene encoding uncharacterized protein LOC127086826: MKNLATATSKGWIVAASVGAVEALKDQVGICRWNYAIRQAQQHLKNRVRSYSQAKSLSSSSHVACKLKDEKKAKQAEESLRTVMYLSCWGPN, encoded by the coding sequence ATGAAGAATCTTGCAACAGCAACAAGCAAGGGTTGGATCGTGGCTGCTAGTGTTGGAGCTGTAGAGGCTTTAAAGGACCAAGTTGGTATCTGCAGATGGAACTATGCTATAAGACAGGCTCAACAGCACCTTAAAAACCGTGTTAGATCGTATTCTCAAGCAAAGAGTCTCTCTTCTTCTTCACATGTTGCTTGCAAATTGAAGGATGAGAAGAAGGCAAAGCAGGCAGAGGAGTCACTGAGGACTGTTATGTACTTGAGCTGCTGGGGTCCTAATTGA